Within the Pengzhenrongella sicca genome, the region TCGTTTGGGTGGACGGTTTCGATGGGCCACCCCTGCCCGCGCCCGAACTGCCGAACCTGCGGCTACGCCCGCGGCGTTGACCTTCGCTCGCCAAGCTCCGACGCCGCGCTCTGTCCAAAGGTGTGACCTTGGCGCTACGCTCACCTGATCGTTTCTTCTCCGGCGAGGGGACTGGTCATGCGTCGACTCGAGGAATCGGCCGGGTCCGGCCACGAGTACGAGCCGCCGCGCATCGCGCGGCTCGGGTCCTTGGCCGAGTTGACCCGGGGTTTAGACGGCGGTGGAGACGACGGTCTCGGTGGCGGCGCATTTTCGTAATACCTACTGCTTTGACCACCTGCGAACGAGCATGCCTGCGCACGACGATTCGCGCACTCGCCCAACAGCTCGGGCTGACCGCGGGCGAGAGGAGCAGGAGATGACTGACTCGGGACCGGCACCCGACGGAACGACCTACCGCGTCGGAGGGGGTGGTGTGGCTTGGCGACAGACGGACGATGAGGCCGTCTTGCTCGACCTCGACGAGTCGGTGTACTGCGGGCTGAATCGCCGGGAGGTTCATTTTCGACGAGTAAACCAAAATCTCCGACTGGTCCGTACCACCTCCACCAGCGTTACTGCAGTTCAAAGCTATTCCTAGTGCCCCGAGTGGGATTCGAACCCACACTGGATCGCTTTCGCGGCGGAGTTTTGGATGGTTGCGCCTAGTAGCTGAACTTCCCGACGAGAGCACGGAGGTCCGACGTGAGCGTGTTGAGGTAGACGACCGATCGCTCGGTCTCGGTGACGGCCTCGCTGTTGGCATTCGCGGCTTGCGCCACCCCGGTGATGTTGGCGGCGATTTCGCCCGACCCGGTCGCGGCTTCGGTCACTGAGCGGGACATCTCGTTGGTCGTGGCGGTCTGCTCCTCGACTGCTGAGGCGATGGTCAGTTGGTAGTCGTTGATCGACGCGATGATCGCTGAGATCTCGCTCATCGCCAGGACGGCTCCAGCACTGTCCACCTGAATGGCCTCCACTCGGCGCGTGATTTCGTCGGTGGCTCGGGCGGTCTCGTTGGCGAGTTCTTTGACTTCGCTGGCGACAACTGCGAAGCCCTTGCCTGCCTCGCCTGCCCTAGCGGCCTCGATCGTCGCGTTGAGCGCGAGGAGGTTCGTCTGCTCGGCGATGCTCGCGATGGCCTTGACGACGTTGCCGATCTCCTGGCTGCTGGTGCCCAACTTGGCCACCGTGTCGTTCGTTGTGGCGACGACGACGGTGGCCTGGGTCGCGACGCGCGCGGCCTCGTTCGCGTTCTGGGCGATCTCCCGTATCGATGCCCCCATCTCCTCCGCTCCTGCGGCGACGGTCTGCACGTTGCGCGAGACCTGCTCGGCCGCAGCAGCGACGACTCCCGCCTGAGTGGATGTCTCTTCCGCGCTCGCCGACATCGTGGTGGCGCCCGCGGACAGCTGCTGGGACGTGGCCGCGACGCCGCTGGCATTCGCGGCGATCGTGGCGATGTCTTTGCCGAGGCCGCTCAGAGCAGCGTTCAGGTCAGTCGCCATCGCGCCAAGCTCGTCCTTGGACGCGTAATCCACCCGTGCAGTGAGCGTTCCCGCGGCGAGCGCGCCCAGAACAGCGGAGACCTTGGTGATGGGGCCAACGATTGTGCGGGAGATGTACAGGGCCAGCACGATGCAGAGGATCACACCGATGACCAGGATCACGAGGATCATCGTTCGGCTGCTGACGTACTCGGCCTCGGCGGAGACCGATGCGGACTTGCCGGCTGCGTCTTCGTCGTGCGCGACGGTCGTCACCGCGTCGTCGATCGAATCACCTATGGTCGCCGCCGAGTCGAAGTCGCGCTCGAAGGCGGCGTGGTCGCCGGCGAGGGCCTCGGGGATCATGGTGTTGTCCCGCAGGGTCCGATAGTTCGCCAGATCCGCTGCGATCGAGTCTGTCGAGTCGACATGCCCGCCAGCGTCGGCCGTGACGTATCTCGCCAGTGCGGCGTCGATCGCCTTGTCGTTGGCGGTGATGTCTTCGACGAAGCCCGCTTGCCCGGCAGCATCGGTCGAGATCGAGAGCCGGAGTAGGAGTGTTTCGCCGGCGCGGACCGACGAGTCGACGGCGTCGATGGCCGAGATCGGCACGATCCCGTTCTCGTAAAGAAGACCGGCCTTGCCTTCCATCGCGGACAGTTTGACGATTCCGAGGGCGCCCAGAACGACGGCGCCCAGCAGCGTCACCACGGTGAGGGTCAACAGCCGGGCGCGGACGCTTCGGTTCCCGAACCAGCCGACGTGGGTCGCGCCGGCCGCAGCGCGAGGATGAGCCTCTTTGGACACGTCGAATCCTCCGTCGTATAGGCAGCTCCAGGCATGACAACCGCTCATTCCCCTTCGGTCGCACGCCCGCGATTCTTAGCGATCCGGCCCTCGCCGTCCTGGACCGGCGCGCACATCAGAGGCGACGGCGCACCGCACCGGTGCCGGCATGCTGGTACTCATGCGCCAGTCCCGATGCGTGAGCGAGGTCCAGTGAGCTCCCTCGTGAGCGCGCGGGCCGGTCGCCGTGCTGCCATGCGGCGAGTACCGACCAGTTCCCAATCGCCGCCGACACCATCGGCGAGATGGACGCCACGAACACCGCGCGGCTCGACCACCCCTAACGCACCGAGCGAGAATCCCGCTTTTCACGGCCCCGACTCTCCCTCTACGCGCGACGTTCACTACGCGCGTTCACGCTGTTCGGATCAACCGGCTCGAGGTCGCAGAACTCGTCGCGAGCACTCTCAGGAGGTCCGACATGACACACGTACGCCGCGCCGTGCTTAGTTGCGTCCAGAGTGGTTTACGGGTCACCTGGTGAGTGGGTCGGCGTCGACACGGAAGCGGGCACCGGCATCCGCGAAGACCTGACCACCAGCCCCACAGGCCCGAGACCAAGCACGTGGAACACCCTGGCAGCGAGGCCCGGCACACAATCACGCCCACCCACCAAGACCAGCCTCCAGCCAGCGCGACGCCTCGCCTTCAGAACTCGTCGGTGGATCGAGGCTAAACGCCGCGAAGACCGATCTCCAGCAGGCTTGACAAACATAGAGGGGTCTCAGGGACGCAACTGCACTTCCTTGATCGCGAGTCGACCTCCCGGTAGTTTCCGGACCAAAGCAGCGGCACGCATTTCCCCGGCTAGTCTGAGCTAATGCCGGCAGAGCTTGTCCCCTTCCTCCTCGTCGTCGCCGTGCTGACGGTGACGCCCGGTCCGGACATGGCGTTGGTCCTGCGCAACGGCGTGCGCGACGGCGTGCCTGCCGCGTGGCGCACTGGCCTCGGCTGCTGCGCAGGGATCGCGGTCCATGCCACCGCCGCGGTCGTGGGCCTGTCGGCGATCCTGGCGGCGTCTGCCACGGCCTTCACCGTGGTCAAGCTCCTCGGCGCTGCCTACCTGGTGTACCTGGGCATCTCGGCGATCTGGCACGCCCGCTCGACCGGGCGCAGCAGCGTCAAGCAGGCGGCACCGGAAGAGCCGGCGCAGCAGGGGCACGGCAGCGCCTTCCGGCAGGGCCTGCTAACGAACCTGCTCAACCCGAAGATCGCACTGCTGTTCCTGACGCTCATCCCGCAGTTCGTCAGCCCCGGTGAGCCCGCCCTCGCCACCACGGCCACGCTCGCCGCGGTCTTCCTCGCGGCGGCGGTGCTGTGGTGGCGGGCCTTCTCGTTCCTCGTGGTACCGCTAGGTCGGCTGCTGTCGCGTGACAGGATGCGGCAGAACTTCGAGCGGCTCACCGGAGCAGTCCTCGTGGCTCTCGGGATAAGGGTCGCGCTCGCTGACCTCTGACCCGGTCGCTGCTGGTGATGTCGGACTGGCTGGCCAGCTTGGGGGTGACGCGGGTGGTGATGGAAGCGACGAGCGACTACTGGCGGCCTCCGTTCTACCTGCTGGAAGCGACCTTCGAGACGTGGCTCGTCAACGCCGGAGACGTCAAGCATCTGCCCGGGGCGGCGCAAGACCGACCGGCTGGACGCGGTCTGGTTGTGCAAGGTCGCCGAACGCCAGATGCTGCGACCCAGCTTCGTCCCGCCGCCGCCGATCCGGATCCTGCGGGACTTGACCCGGTACCGCGTCGATCTGGTCGAGGCCAGGTCCGCGGAGAAGGCGCGGGTGGAGAAGTTGCTCGAGGACGCATTGCCTGCGCCGTCGCGAGCGCCGACCAGATCAAGTTGTCGGTCGTGGCCGGCGACATCTTCAGGGTCTCGGGCCGGCTGATGATGGCGGCTCTGATCGCGAGGGAACGCGATCCGCAGGTGTTGGCCGATCTGGTGCGTGGGCGGCTGCGGGCCGAGACCGACCGTCTGGTCGAGGCGTTCTGCGGCAGGTTTGACGATCATCACGCGTTCTTGCTGACCACGATGCTCAACCGGGTCGACGCGCTCAGCGCCGACATCGACGCCGTCCAGCACCGCGCCGACGAAGAGCTCGCCCCTTTCGCGGCAGCGGTGGCCGCCCTCGATGAGATCCCCGGGATCGGACGCACCGCAGCGATCCTCATCGCCGAGATCGGTCTGGACATGACCCGGTTCCCGACTGCGGCGCACCTGTCGTCCTGGGCCAAGTTCGCCCCCGGCATCAAGGAATCAGCCGGCCGAAAGAAGGGCAATGGAGCATCCGGCCACGGCAACCGCTGCCTCGCCCGAATCCTCGGTGAGGCCGCAGTCACCGCCGGTCGCACCGACACGTTCCTCGGCGAGCGATACCGGCGGATCGCCCGGCGCCGCGGTCAGAAGACGGCGATCGTCGCGGTCGGACGATCCATGCTGGTCATCGCCTGGCACCTGCTCGGCGACGTCAACGCCAGGTTCCACGACTTCGGACCGAACTACTACGACTCCCGAGTCACCCTCAACCGCAAGATGCGCAACCACGTCCGCGGGATCCAAGCCCTCAGATACAAAGTCAGCCTCGAACCCGCCGCAGCCTGAACCCAGTCCCCTTTCGTCGTCAGCCCAGCACGGAACGACGTGGAAATGCAGGTGCCTCACTGACTGACCGGAATTTGGTCCACTCGCGTTGAGAATGACCACACCAGTTGAGCCGAACGCCACGGTCATAGCCCGGCTGACATTTTGCACTCGCTCCATCGTCTCAGCGGGACGTCGGCCGACGCATCGAGCACTCCGACGCAATGGCTTCGAGGAACTACGAGCGTGTGCCCCGGCGCCAACGCTGAGTCGGGTAACGGCAGGAAGGCGACAACAGGGCCTCTGCGCACCACCCAGCGAGGCTCGCCGGAATCGATCAGAGCGCAGAAGGTGCACGTCTCCATCTCGGCACGTCCTGCTCCAGTCACAATCACTGGGCAGGTGGCTGGACTTGGTTCGACTCATCCTCCTCTTCCAGGTCCCGGACGTCTCGTTCGAGTTGGAAGCGCTTGGCCGGCGCTCAGCGGCGCAGACGTGTCCATGGACATTGGTGATCTGCTCACGCATCGACCATGCGTTGGCGCTTCAGCCTGCGCACGTCGTCGGGGACCGCCCCCAGGTCGAGCGCGCCGCGCCGGCCGACGGGAGAACTAGAGGCGTGGTCGACGCGGTCCGGCGAGACCGTGGCTCGGGGCAAGGGCGTCGTGCCAGCATCATGTGCCGCTCAGTCGCGGTCCGCGTCCATCGGCACGCGTAGGCGCTGGCCTCGCCGCTACGGTGTGCGCACGCACGTTGGCTGTCGCTTTGCGACGATCTTGGCATCCGCCGACGGGGCGCTTGGCTGGCGCACCGGCGGCAGCGGGCAACAGACACAGCGGGGTCGGCACGACGTATTCCAACGTACGGTCGAGCAGGTGGGGGTGCTGCTGACCGAGTCCATCGCGGCCACTGGACTCGGCCAGAAATCGGTGATCGGAGACTGCCTGGCAGACATCGCGCTTCTGTGCGCCTAGCATCGGGCCTGCGCCTTCGGTCGCCTCCGGTCCGGAGGTCTCGCGCCCGATCGACGCTGTTGAAAGGCGCCCCAGCAGTTCGAGAGCGATTAGCGTCGCCCGTGCCGCATCTCGGGCGTTAGCGGACTTGGCCGGGGCGCCCGGCCGCTGATCGTGGACCGGGACCCGAGCCTGGTGACGTCCAACCCAGTTCAGGAACTCGCTTCGCCGAATGACAAAAGCGGCGACAGCTTTCATCCGTTGTCCTCGTTCGTCGACCACGGCCCCGCTGGCACCGGTAGATCCCTCGCCCTGACGCTCCGCCCCGGCAACCCCACCAGGGGACGTGCACGCACGCTACAACAGGCCCTCGGGAATCACCCGCGCATAGACGAGGAACGTCGTTCCTAGTGCCAGACGGCGACGCTCTTGCGCTTTGGTATCCCGCTGTTGATGGCGAAAAGTTCTGGTGAGCGCGCCCGGACGCGTTCGATGTCGTCGAAGACCGTGCGCAGGTGCGCTCGCAGTAGTGGTCCGGCCTCGGCCGCACCACCGCGCAGGAGCGCGTCTAGAACTTCGGTGTGCTGCTCGATGAACACGTGAACAGTACCGACCTCGTTCAGCCCGAGACGGCGGGCGCGGTCGAGGTGGCCCTTAGCGGCGACGACGGATGGCCAGGTGCCCTCATGCCCGGCCAAGCGCATGAGGCCCTGGTGAAAAAGCTCGTCAAGGCGAAAGAACTGTTCCAAATCCCCATCGACGACGCGTTGCTGCGCCAGGTTTTCTCTCAGTTCGCTAATCGCGTCGGCATCGGGCGCAGCGGGTACGTCACCCAGGGAGGCCAGCTCGACCGCCTCTCGGAGGAATTGGGCGTCGGCCACATGCTGCGGGTCCACCCGGGAAACGAACGTGCCGACCCTCGGGAAGATCTGCACCAGGCCCTCCTGGGACAGGAGCATGAGTGCGTCACGGATAGGTGTGCGGGAAACACCGAGCTCGGCTGCGAGTTCGTTCTCCGATAGCAACGCTCCTGGCTCGAGCACGAGCGTGATCACGCGACGACGCAGCTCGGTGAAAACCGCGTGGCCCGTCGAGCGCGCTTCTGGGGCGTCCGTCGCCCGGCGGCGCGAGCCCTTCGGATCGGCGGCCTTCGTTGCAGTCAACGCGCACTCCTCACAGGCATCTTGCGGCTAGGGCGCTGTTCACCCCGAAGGCCCATCGTCACCGCCGTCACCTCTTGCATACAACCTTAGTCGCGAAGCCGAGGTTAGTCGCAGCTCACATTGTTCCTCGTCTGGGCCTAGATCCTCCGTGAGCCCGAGCCTCGGCGATCTACGTGGCAAGCAACTGCGGCATCAGGGTTGACACGAGCTGCGCTACTGCGCTTGTATGCAAGCGTTGTACCGCACGGGTTGGCCATCGGTGGCCAGGCTGACACGGTTCTTATCGCAGCCCAGGTCGCAGGCGTGAGCGCGGCTCAGCTCACCTCTCCTCGTACTGGGCACA harbors:
- a CDS encoding lasso RiPP family leader peptide-containing protein codes for the protein MRRLEESAGSGHEYEPPRIARLGSLAELTRGLDGGGDDGLGGGAFS
- a CDS encoding methyl-accepting chemotaxis protein — translated: MSKEAHPRAAAGATHVGWFGNRSVRARLLTLTVVTLLGAVVLGALGIVKLSAMEGKAGLLYENGIVPISAIDAVDSSVRAGETLLLRLSISTDAAGQAGFVEDITANDKAIDAALARYVTADAGGHVDSTDSIAADLANYRTLRDNTMIPEALAGDHAAFERDFDSAATIGDSIDDAVTTVAHDEDAAGKSASVSAEAEYVSSRTMILVILVIGVILCIVLALYISRTIVGPITKVSAVLGALAAGTLTARVDYASKDELGAMATDLNAALSGLGKDIATIAANASGVAATSQQLSAGATTMSASAEETSTQAGVVAAAAEQVSRNVQTVAAGAEEMGASIREIAQNANEAARVATQATVVVATTNDTVAKLGTSSQEIGNVVKAIASIAEQTNLLALNATIEAARAGEAGKGFAVVASEVKELANETARATDEITRRVEAIQVDSAGAVLAMSEISAIIASINDYQLTIASAVEEQTATTNEMSRSVTEAATGSGEIAANITGVAQAANANSEAVTETERSVVYLNTLTSDLRALVGKFSY
- a CDS encoding LysE family translocator; this translates as MPAELVPFLLVVAVLTVTPGPDMALVLRNGVRDGVPAAWRTGLGCCAGIAVHATAAVVGLSAILAASATAFTVVKLLGAAYLVYLGISAIWHARSTGRSSVKQAAPEEPAQQGHGSAFRQGLLTNLLNPKIALLFLTLIPQFVSPGEPALATTATLAAVFLAAAVLWWRAFSFLVVPLGRLLSRDRMRQNFERLTGAVLVALGIRVALADL
- a CDS encoding transposase, producing MSDWLASLGVTRVVMEATSDYWRPPFYLLEATFETWLVNAGDVKHLPGAAQDRPAGRGLVVQGRRTPDAATQLRPAAADPDPAGLDPVPRRSGRGQVRGEGAGGEVARGRIACAVASADQIKLSVVAGDIFRVSGRLMMAALIARERDPQVLADLVRGRLRAETDRLVEAFCGRFDDHHAFLLTTMLNRVDALSADIDAVQHRADEELAPFAAAVAALDEIPGIGRTAAILIAEIGLDMTRFPTAAHLSSWAKFAPGIKESAGRKKGNGASGHGNRCLARILGEAAVTAGRTDTFLGERYRRIARRRGQKTAIVAVGRSMLVIAWHLLGDVNARFHDFGPNYYDSRVTLNRKMRNHVRGIQALRYKVSLEPAAA
- a CDS encoding GntR family transcriptional regulator codes for the protein MTATKAADPKGSRRRATDAPEARSTGHAVFTELRRRVITLVLEPGALLSENELAAELGVSRTPIRDALMLLSQEGLVQIFPRVGTFVSRVDPQHVADAQFLREAVELASLGDVPAAPDADAISELRENLAQQRVVDGDLEQFFRLDELFHQGLMRLAGHEGTWPSVVAAKGHLDRARRLGLNEVGTVHVFIEQHTEVLDALLRGGAAEAGPLLRAHLRTVFDDIERVRARSPELFAINSGIPKRKSVAVWH